acagcggtgggactaaggtggagaaggtatggggcgctgctgctgagatggacggaaactagaattcccagtgctgggaacagtcatacgttcagagagtttaaggccagaaggaaccatcagatcttctagtctgattcctgtatcttggaaaacataatcccaactatacatacaaacggagggggtctaaatcagctgttaccactcaagggtggagtcatcatggacaattctctgaaaacatccactcagtgtgcaatggcagtcaaaaaggctaccagaatgttaggaagcattaggaaagggatagataataagacagaaaatatcatattgcctctgtataaatccatgggatgcccacacctataaattcatgaatggtgtggagaaagtaaatagggaagttttatttatcctttcacacacacacacacacagacacacacacacacacaaacctgggttaatacaaacctaaggaaatatttcttcacacaacacaactcgtaactcattgccaggggatgtcgtgaaggccaaaagtataaccaggttcaaaaaagaattagagaagttcctggaggacaggtccatcaatggctattagccaaggtggtcaggggtgcaacaccgtgcacagggtgtccctacgccttctgattgaaactgggactgggtgacaggggatggatcactcgataaattgccctgttctgttcatttcttctgaagcatctggaaccagcagaagacaggatactggactagatggacaattggtctgacccagtatggccattcttatgttacctctgtattgtgcctagataggactcatctcctttgagccattgatatgtggtctttgcgacaatgcaccttgtaaggctctgaaatgagccctgccaataatataggaaattgtgacttttaggcaaaacctagaggctaactctgattctccagggatgctgaggttccctcttgccccagctgcaggatgggatgagagtcttgtcccgtctcatctagttccctctctctcaggcagcagaccttgtggctggggtttgcagccggttggattcagtccagcagcccagctccaggaccctgatgaagaagttagtggccctgctggctggcgaggcggagcatctggacacagtgatctcatgccttctggactactccttccctacagacaggtacgaaatgcctccactctgcaggcctcgcgtgatcctttgaggccctatatgagaacctcaccactgagcacattgtttggtcttactaaggcaaagtataaagcactgactgttgaggactgaatctcccccctctacatgggacaaattacctgccctctcctcctgatggctcttctcttttcagccacaaaccacagcgagcgaaatccgcctgtcagagattcctctcccccattccctgaatgtgtctccccatgtgcaaggcaggagctctcattcccagtccctcTCTCTcggcccctgggacttgttagagatctgcctgtgggaggggttctcaaaagcacagtcccccacacctacggtcagtgctcatgggtcctggagcagggggtggatttaaatctgtgttcttgagttcactatccctttgctactccgtctggcaagcgcagagctcattccgccgttctccttcatcggaacgtacagatagtgagcctaggtggaacgtttgctgtctgaagcacatttgtgtttgggcaggaaaagttgagcaacagtgattacgcaaagcgtggttttatgatggatgatcccaagcggtgagttccaaaaacaatccatatcagcagggccggctccaggcaccagcaaaacaagcaggtgcttggggcggcacatttctaggggcggcattctggaaccggccatcataggtgctgactccggggcatggggaaaaagtgcccccgccaccccagctcaccgccccagcttgcctccgctccacctccacctgcttccctgagcgcatcgccaccgctccgcttctcccccctccctcccaggcttgctgcgcgcgaaacagctgtttcgcgcagcaagtctgggagggaggagaagtcgagcagcagggcgctcgggggaggcggcggtggtggagcggaggtgagctggagcggggagcggatCCTCTACCCCCctttacttcctgcgccccccccaccgtagctcacctccgctctgcctgctcccctgaacgcgccgctgctccgcttctcccccctccttcgcctgagagggaggggggagaagcagagtggcagcgcacccgggggagcaggcggagcggaggtgagctagggcaggaggTTGCGGGGGCCCCCAGGAcgcaatgggggcggggggggaaatgtggcacgcccaggtgaggaggcggggctggggatttggggaaggggtttggaaagggtggagttggggcagggctgggggagaggggcacacaaaaaaaagtgggggcggccaaaatttgttttgcttggggtggcaaaaatcctagagccagccctgcatatcagaggactccactgaaaccctccctcacacagttgttggctgagcgctgtggagatctgagccacgctgctgcatgcccgctccctttttttttaaagggaatttaatgctggtgaaaggtgccccattgacacccttggacaatgaagacctcagctgcagcccaggaagtgacgatgaagcttcctccacactgcccctaacaacactctgagctcatagctggaggggctgccgactaggcaagaaaggctcattcagcctccatgtcctgttcaatccctgaacctaccaacaagggccaagtgtggtggttgactctgtaatgtggacagcgtgcactgggcactggtccgagacccttagttcatttcagataggacatctgctgctagagaagctgtattagccattagccatcagcctctcggtattagccatcagccagtaacaggtcgtgaccaattgaggccagattcacactggcagccttgagctgaaatgctccatatcctgtgccagtgattctcaatctgaggtccatggagtccttgttcatgctccacattgaattgcacaagctctggggactggactgctgggcagggcgttggctccacaggaggatttctcttacaaagaggttacattggtgaagaggtttaatagcttttctcctaagccatccagtccctcatgttgccgtatttctgaatttctagcaatgcggccgagctatggcagttcctatctgctgacccggccctcggaggacaggtgatggagaacctggttgtgaagctgcagagtcaccacagctctgagcaccaagcctctcacacgtctgctgccgtaagtccctgttcgaacatccatagccccatacagtaaaatctatcctatgtctctgtcacacggcacactcaccgccaacgcgcctcctcatgccaggacatgatgttgcagggcttattccacactggtgtccccttgtccagcctcttggttctgcaacactccgcaggttccatggtctggccctctggccacgtcacctcttccagggttaacagaaaagtccaatatgggaaaacccaacatgtagtggcctctgtgccagaccctcagcccccatctgagcctcatcattcttggtctcttagtcctgaggtcggtactttgcctcttgctggggaacccagacctgacctctgctctgggttccagcccacggaccccatgagaggctgctaaggactgttccttcaatccctcaccacttccctgaactgctcctccctttttcctgcttgttagcaactcccatgggtctgcagcttctgcttttcctgccctggatttgtggctccttgtgacttcttcccacccaacttctgaggaacttcctcaaagctgttcccagcctccctggcagcagctgggctgtgtttcaaacagtccttctggtttccctccataagatagGAGTCCCTGCCTCCTAGatttcctcctggaggtggcatttacttcaggcagtccctccacctctcctgcaggcaggactcccccagtctcctcctttatgctgggttgtaagttagccaa
This sequence is a window from Chrysemys picta bellii isolate R12L10 unplaced genomic scaffold, ASM1138683v2 scaf145, whole genome shotgun sequence. Protein-coding genes within it:
- the LOC135978153 gene encoding maestro heat-like repeat-containing protein family member 7, with amino-acid sequence MDGLTNHCNNNCQPTAEGLLSAMVNSGGTKVEKAADLVAGVCSRLDSVQQPSSRTLMKKLVALLAGEAEHLDTVISCLLDYSFPTDSNAAELWQFLSADPALGGQVMENLVVKLQSHHSSEHQASHTSAAATCALYEMISVSKSRDAITRLYPQLLMALLVEIHFSLGQSITGDKVSGRESSRQSLHTRYCAYWKVNGLITWTVIEKS